The Vicia villosa cultivar HV-30 ecotype Madison, WI linkage group LG1, Vvil1.0, whole genome shotgun sequence genome includes a region encoding these proteins:
- the LOC131605404 gene encoding F-box/kelch-repeat protein At3g06240-like: MEKKTLYLPHELIILILLKLPVNSVIRFKLVCKLWFSLISDPHFASSHFEHAASHSRKIVWMERFCNIRSIDFEGSMSNVSPNINFSTPPFLFPTIKGSCRGFIYVHTRRTIYIWNPTTGSHIEIPISPFESNNKSNTLDNLYGFGYDRSRDDYLVVACCYDPDLYNISSLLQFFSFRDHKWREVEGPHGSYRIESEKEGSLCNGAIHWTAYRHYDDLKVIVAFDLMERNLLEIPFSDEFELGLSSDVWVFGEFLSVWTQNNDTVEIFVMKEYKVHSSWTKTLVFPIINNDLSYFIPVCHTKSGDILGTADGKFVKLNVEGQVLEITSNGDSYGCGFQAVVYTESLLSLPGGDIQQF; this comes from the coding sequence ATGGAGAAGAAGACGCTATATCTACCTCATGAGTTGATCATTCTGATCCTGCTGAAGTTGCCGGTGAATTCTGTTATTCGTTTCAAATTGGTTTGTAAATTATGGTTTTCTCTCATCTCTGATCCCCACTTTGCATCCTCACATTTCGAACATGCCGCCTCACACTCTCGTAAAATTGTATGGATGGAACGATTTTGTAATATTAGATCTATAGATTTTGAAGGATCAATGAGTAATGTTTCCCCGAATATTAATTTTAGTACTCCTCCATTTCTTTTTCCTACAATTAAAGGTTCATGTAGAGGGTTTATATATGTGCACACTCGGCGTACAATTTATATATGGAATCCAACCACGGGATCTCACATAGAAATACCTATATCTCCTTTTGAATCCAACAATAAATCAAATACTTTAGATAATCTTTATGGTTTTGGTTATGACCGGTCGAGAGATGATTACTTGGTTGTTGCATGTTGTTATGATCCAGATTTATATAATATTTCATCGCTTTTACAGTTTTTTTCATTTAGAGATCATAAGTGGAGAGAAGTTGAGGGTCCTCACGGCTCTTATAGGATTGAATCTGAAAAAGAAGGATCGCTCTGTAACGGGGCTATTCATTGGACGGCTTATCGCCATTACGACGATTTAAAAGTTATTGTTGCTTTTGATTTAATGGAAAGGAACTTGTTAGAGATACCTTTTTCAGATGAATTTGAGCTGGGTTTAAGCAGTGATGTGTGGGTATTTGGAGAATTTCTCAGTGTGTGGACTCAAAATAATGACACAGTTGAAATTTTTGTGATGAAAGAATACAAAGTGCATTCCTCTTGGACTAAGACTCTTGTTTTTCCTATTATTAATAATGACCTTTCTTATTTTATCCCTGTATGCCATACAAAAAGTGGTGATATTCTTGGAACAGCTGATGGTAAATTTGTAAAGTTAAATGTTGAAGGACAGGTGTTAGAGATTACCTCTAACGGCGACAGCTATGGATGTGGATTCCAAGCTGTAGTCTATACGGAGTCTCTGCTTTCACTTCCTGGTGGTGACATTCAGCAATTTTAA
- the LOC131626897 gene encoding F-box/kelch-repeat protein At3g06240-like: MGLLLSLGDWAKVIESIHIYPQDGPITLAQSPKDTSVSDVSPPLYVDFAPPPYAFTPEIKGSCRGILFLHGRLKFTLWNPSTGFRKQIPASPFNSETCSLSKLYGFGYDHSRDDYLLVTFSCERTLVNPSSHLELFSFRNNRWEEIDGNYGLYYNCTSIDLKGGSLCNGAIHWLTSRSYDFLEFPVDVILAFDLLERQPVEMPLPDHNPRTRDIWIFGEFFSLWTMYNDTFKVFVMKEYKVHSSWTQTLVLRIDGVPTKNFYPVCCTKNGDIIATVNDGTELVKLNDEGMLLGNHTYGDQPFMFQVVMYTESLLSLPDGDGE; this comes from the exons ATGGGGCTCTTACTGTCCTTAGGTGATTGGGCCAAGGTTATTGAATCAATTCATATCTACCCTCAAGACGGTCCAATAACCTTGGCCCAATCACCTAAGGACA CGTCAGTTAGCGATGTTTCACCTCCACTTTACGTTGATTTTGCGCCTCCCCCATATGCTTTTACTCCTGAAATTAAAGGTTCATGTAGAGGGATTTTATTTTTGCACGGTCGTTTAAAATTCACCCTATGGAATCCATCCACTGGATTTCGCAAACAAATACCTGCATCTCCTTTTAATTCCGAAACATGTTCTTTAAGTAAGCTATATGGTTTTGGTTATGACCACTCAAGAGATGATTACTTGCTAGTTACATTTTCCTGTGAGCGAACCTTAGTTAATCCTTCGTCGCATTTAGAGTTATTCTCGTTTAGAAACAATAGATGGGAAGAAATTGATGGTAATTACGGACTTTATTATAATTGTACATCTATCGATCTCAAAGGAGGGTCTCTATGTAATGGGGCTATTCATTGGTTGACCTCCCGATCTTATGATTTTCTTGAATTTCCCGTGGATGTTATCCTTGCCTTTGATTTATTGGAGAGGCAACCGGTAGAGATGCCTCTTCCGGACCATAATCCTCGAACTCGGGATATATGGATATTTGGAGAATTTTTCAGTCTATGGACTATGTATAATGACacatttaaagtttttgtgatgAAAGAATACAAAGTGCATTCCTCTTGGACTCAAACTCTTGTCCTTCGTATTGATGGCGTACCTACTAAGAACTTTTACCCAGTGTGTTGTACAAAAAATGGTGATATTATTGCAACAGTTAATGATGGTACTGAACTGGTGAAGTTAAATGATGAAGGAATGCTGCTAGGGAATCACACCTACGGTGACCAACCATTTATGTTCCAAGTTGTCATGTATACAGAGTCTCTCCTTTCACTTCCTGATGGTGACGGTGAATAA